Proteins encoded within one genomic window of Brassica rapa cultivar Chiifu-401-42 chromosome A09, CAAS_Brap_v3.01, whole genome shotgun sequence:
- the LOC103842707 gene encoding lipid transfer-like protein VAS — protein sequence MEIVRFTVAVFFVLYSVSSSNAATAPPSGGGGGGGDAQAMPCIQKLMPCQPFLHSVIPPPPPSCCLPMKAIVANDATCLCSVFNNVDMLKSLNLTKDNALDLPKACGANPDISLCKASPAGGTTTNSTSPATPKTPPVSSTGSGSTGASSSTTSPTSSAPAINFAGLSFASTIVALATTFF from the exons ATGGAGATTGTTAGATTCACCGTCGCCGTCTTTTTTGTACTTTACTCCGTATCATCATCTAACGCCGCAACTGCACCACCGAGCGGTGgaggcggcggaggaggagatgCTCAGGCAATGCCGTGTATACAGAAACTTATGCCGTGTCAGCCGTTTCTCCACTCGGTGATTCCACCACCGCCTCCATCGTGTTGCCTGCCGATGAAGGCGATCGTCGCCAACGACGCGACGTGTCTTTGCTCCGTGTTCAACAACGTAGATATGCTCAAATCGCTTAACCTCACTAAAGACAACGCTCTTGATCTCCCTAAAGCTTGTGGCGCCAACCCTGACATCTCACTATGCAAAGCCAGCCCCGCGGGTG GTACTACTACGAATTCGACGTCGCCGGCAACTCCCAAAACTCCTCCGGTGTCTTCCACTG GAAGCGGTTCCACCGGAGCTTCTTCTTCAACGACCTCACCGACAAGCTCTGCTCCGGCCATCAACTTCGCCGGACTAAGCTTCGCATCGACTATCGTGGCATTGGCAACAACCTTCTTCTGA